A portion of the Micromonospora vinacea genome contains these proteins:
- a CDS encoding alpha/beta hydrolase has protein sequence MGATPQGQVDTVVLIHGLWMTPRSWEGWAQRYTERGMHVIAPAWPGMDRSVEELRDDPGPIAEQSMATIVAHYDKIIRALPRPPIIMGHSFGGLFAQVLADRGLGAAVVGVHPAAVKGVLKVPLSQLRSGFPILRSPANRNKAVPFTPDDFAYTFGNTMSREDSDRAWRRYAVPGAGRVFFEGAFANLDPRSPARVDVGRNERAPLLLMAGEVDHVVPASVVRANAGLYQKSRALTAYEQFAGRSHFTVGQDGWEQIADYALDWALRAAALPRDVTIASEAPRR, from the coding sequence ATGGGTGCCACGCCGCAGGGTCAGGTCGACACGGTCGTGCTGATCCACGGGCTCTGGATGACGCCGCGCAGCTGGGAGGGGTGGGCCCAGCGGTACACCGAGCGCGGCATGCACGTCATCGCCCCCGCCTGGCCCGGCATGGACCGGTCCGTGGAGGAGTTGCGGGACGATCCCGGCCCGATCGCCGAGCAGAGCATGGCCACGATCGTCGCGCACTACGACAAGATCATCCGGGCGCTGCCCCGACCGCCGATCATCATGGGGCACTCGTTCGGCGGGCTGTTCGCCCAGGTCCTCGCCGACCGGGGTCTCGGCGCAGCGGTGGTGGGGGTGCACCCCGCGGCGGTGAAGGGCGTACTCAAGGTGCCGCTGAGTCAGCTGCGCTCGGGCTTCCCGATCCTGCGCAGCCCCGCCAACCGCAACAAGGCCGTCCCGTTCACCCCGGACGACTTCGCCTACACCTTCGGCAACACCATGAGCCGCGAGGACTCCGACCGGGCGTGGCGGCGCTACGCCGTCCCCGGCGCCGGGCGGGTCTTCTTCGAGGGCGCGTTCGCCAACCTCGACCCGCGCTCGCCAGCCCGGGTCGATGTCGGGCGTAACGAACGGGCGCCGCTGCTGCTGATGGCCGGCGAGGTCGACCACGTGGTGCCGGCGTCGGTGGTGCGCGCCAACGCCGGGCTCTACCAGAAGTCCCGCGCCCTCACCGCGTACGAGCAGTTCGCCGGCCGGTCACACTTCACCGTCGGACAGGACGGCTGGGAGCAGATCGCCGACTACGCGCTGGACTGGGCGCTGCGCGCGGCGGCCCTCCCCCGCGACGTGACCATCGCCAGCGAAGCCCCCCGCCGCTGA